One region of Tistrella mobilis genomic DNA includes:
- a CDS encoding tape measure protein — protein MTDISLRLVLQAPGAGAAAEMKMAGTATKSTTRQDDPAAAAARALDDARQTVAGAAGTVASVAGRLLGLADAWAGVEARIAGVAGATAEVAPLQQEIARAAQDSQTSLGAMAGIFTGLARDMDRFGGGLDRAVGVSRAIAQGMALSGAAGRDLDAAAGRLAGSLARAAVDGRSFTETMTESPRLAEMLAQSLGISTDNMIALAREGRLASADVFAALESRAPAIAEAFDALPPRIGGALSALETSFTTLVGRIDQTFGITERMAAAMLVAADNIGPLVVAGGTLAAMLGGIETGITVARTAFMALNATLLFTPLGAITTAVVLAGAALVAFADDIRPVTDSMVTLADLADVVWDQMKLFAGDIWTNITGAMGKAFAWIGRAIGSFGDTMKSVYNTAIGLFAAIGGAAIEVGNTIYHAVIERFNKSIEAVGNVWDRLMDGDFKGAAQAIGKAYEDGAENAYGFAGLGERLQKTIHAALTTDYIGGMRDAMATQLTDLASDLGDMVAPTLDAMVLAAEKEKERKKKEAEARLKASGTVPPGQPSAAAQVVTGGGTSIATIATQPVATAMPCQCDRAVERTTVVDKTDQPTTTPQTPGRTTPDDGFWPEISKHFETAFEEAVDKLVSGDFGGLKQTGRTLLKDVGSEITKGLKSRVLDPLVKDLGGALQGLAGNLLGRFSGLFTRGGSAVTTVAGNDGSLLGGLWSVLSKANGSLNLGNLGTQTFGSLAGPIDVIGRSLGMFQAGASTSAASLGQLAAAEAAGFTGTAQLPMGTGGWTATSLGSALGAAGIGFTLGGPLAGLFGGNQLGGSIGGGLGAAGGAILAGVPGIAGTGIATALGGLALPGIGLVAGAALGGLIGKKKPSNYAAWATIQPGTGEIERSGYTRDQRNVEARDQLIDAIFQVGTLLEDITGGSLDHVRRQIDVGSRDGIQYGTSHGSKRRIADSDDPEKALTYIARDLVSELTGEIPEALTRAVDKIDWSDLDKAFQDITFATSLADTLKWLNEGLDLNDNAAKRAREAAEAQIDQLESFRETAERLNQDMEPVNAALTGFVERLLGIRDQAPAVTEFSQAMITVEETFATYAKSAADFGLTAAQVADALAAAREKIANDYSEGLDRRIRSARGLGVVDQVADMITAAETAARDAFTAAGSAGVSKLSEALGLEIRNMVDGAGLSAEAIDALAARFPDLAEMIRRVAVDTDTATGGIRDWLAALDQSEAGGGNATSRFQAAQSAFAADLAAARTGDAAALGRITASADTLLGLGREINGSGVRQAALVDMVRSSLAGLPALTDAGNDEAALAEAIAALNQLLQGSVGGTVTAASGTGTAAATAAAPAAAAAPAAAAAPAASANATAGGAVAAQVAETARNDALIGEVRALREVLTALRNDTQAVGRQIASGAEGTVGAIVTQTEELRELRRLEERGLLLQKMRVA, from the coding sequence ATGACCGACATCAGCTTGCGGCTCGTGCTCCAGGCGCCGGGCGCCGGAGCGGCGGCCGAGATGAAAATGGCCGGCACGGCCACGAAGAGCACCACCCGGCAGGACGACCCCGCCGCGGCCGCCGCCAGAGCGCTGGACGACGCCCGGCAGACCGTCGCCGGCGCCGCCGGCACCGTCGCCTCGGTGGCTGGCCGGCTGCTGGGCCTTGCCGATGCATGGGCGGGCGTCGAAGCCCGGATCGCCGGCGTGGCCGGCGCCACCGCCGAAGTGGCGCCGCTTCAGCAGGAAATCGCCCGCGCGGCGCAGGACAGCCAGACCTCTCTGGGCGCCATGGCCGGCATCTTCACCGGGCTTGCCCGCGACATGGACCGGTTCGGCGGCGGGCTGGACCGGGCGGTCGGCGTTTCCCGGGCCATCGCCCAGGGCATGGCGCTGTCGGGCGCCGCCGGCCGCGACCTGGACGCCGCGGCCGGCCGGCTGGCCGGATCGCTGGCCAGGGCCGCGGTGGACGGCCGCAGCTTCACCGAGACCATGACCGAAAGCCCGCGCCTGGCCGAGATGCTGGCGCAAAGCCTGGGCATCAGCACCGACAACATGATCGCGCTGGCCCGCGAAGGCCGGCTTGCCTCTGCCGATGTCTTTGCGGCACTGGAAAGCCGGGCCCCGGCGATCGCCGAGGCTTTCGACGCCCTGCCGCCACGCATCGGCGGCGCGCTTTCGGCGCTTGAGACCTCGTTCACCACGCTGGTCGGCCGGATCGACCAGACCTTCGGCATCACCGAGCGGATGGCGGCCGCCATGCTGGTCGCGGCGGACAATATCGGCCCGCTGGTGGTGGCCGGCGGCACGCTTGCCGCCATGTTGGGCGGCATCGAAACCGGCATCACCGTGGCGCGAACCGCCTTTATGGCGCTGAACGCCACACTGCTGTTCACGCCGCTCGGCGCCATCACCACCGCGGTCGTGCTGGCCGGCGCGGCACTTGTCGCCTTTGCCGACGACATCCGTCCGGTGACCGACAGCATGGTGACGCTTGCCGATCTCGCCGACGTGGTCTGGGACCAGATGAAGCTGTTTGCGGGCGACATCTGGACGAACATCACCGGCGCGATGGGCAAGGCCTTCGCCTGGATCGGCCGGGCCATCGGCAGCTTCGGCGACACGATGAAGAGCGTGTACAACACCGCGATCGGCCTGTTCGCCGCGATCGGCGGCGCCGCGATCGAGGTCGGCAACACGATCTATCATGCGGTGATCGAGCGCTTCAACAAGAGCATCGAGGCCGTGGGCAATGTGTGGGATCGCCTGATGGACGGCGATTTCAAGGGCGCCGCGCAGGCGATCGGCAAGGCCTATGAGGACGGGGCGGAGAACGCCTACGGCTTCGCGGGCCTGGGCGAGCGGCTGCAGAAGACGATCCATGCCGCGCTGACCACCGACTATATCGGCGGCATGCGAGACGCGATGGCGACACAGCTGACCGATCTGGCATCGGATCTGGGCGACATGGTCGCGCCGACGCTGGATGCCATGGTCCTGGCCGCGGAAAAGGAGAAGGAGCGCAAGAAGAAGGAGGCGGAAGCCCGGCTCAAGGCCTCCGGGACCGTGCCGCCGGGGCAGCCGTCCGCGGCCGCGCAGGTGGTGACCGGCGGCGGCACGTCGATCGCCACCATCGCCACCCAGCCGGTAGCGACCGCCATGCCCTGCCAGTGCGACCGGGCGGTGGAGCGCACCACCGTGGTCGACAAGACGGATCAGCCGACGACCACGCCGCAGACGCCCGGGCGGACCACGCCCGATGACGGCTTCTGGCCGGAGATTTCGAAGCATTTCGAAACCGCCTTTGAGGAGGCCGTCGACAAGCTGGTCTCGGGCGATTTCGGCGGGCTGAAACAGACCGGCCGGACCCTGTTGAAAGATGTCGGCAGCGAGATCACCAAGGGCCTGAAAAGCAGGGTTCTCGACCCGCTGGTGAAGGATCTGGGTGGCGCCCTGCAGGGACTGGCGGGCAATCTCCTGGGCCGCTTCAGCGGGCTGTTCACGCGCGGTGGATCGGCCGTCACCACGGTGGCCGGCAATGACGGCAGCCTGCTCGGCGGGCTGTGGTCGGTGCTGAGCAAGGCGAACGGCTCGCTTAACCTGGGCAATCTGGGCACGCAGACCTTCGGCAGCCTGGCCGGGCCGATCGACGTGATCGGCCGGTCGCTCGGCATGTTCCAGGCGGGCGCCAGCACCTCGGCGGCCAGCCTGGGCCAGCTTGCCGCCGCGGAAGCGGCGGGCTTCACCGGCACGGCGCAGCTGCCGATGGGCACGGGCGGCTGGACGGCAACCTCACTCGGCTCGGCCCTGGGTGCCGCCGGCATCGGCTTCACCCTGGGCGGGCCGCTGGCCGGGCTGTTCGGCGGCAACCAGCTGGGTGGATCGATCGGCGGCGGGCTGGGGGCGGCGGGTGGTGCGATCCTGGCCGGCGTGCCGGGCATTGCCGGCACCGGCATCGCAACCGCCCTGGGCGGGCTGGCGCTGCCCGGGATCGGGCTTGTGGCGGGCGCGGCCCTGGGCGGGCTGATCGGCAAGAAGAAGCCCAGCAATTATGCCGCCTGGGCCACCATCCAGCCCGGCACCGGAGAGATCGAGCGATCGGGCTATACCCGCGACCAGCGCAATGTGGAGGCCCGTGACCAGCTGATCGACGCGATCTTCCAGGTGGGCACGCTGCTTGAAGACATCACCGGCGGCAGCCTGGACCATGTGCGCCGCCAGATCGATGTCGGCAGCCGCGACGGCATCCAGTACGGCACCAGCCATGGCAGCAAGAGACGCATCGCCGACAGCGACGATCCGGAAAAGGCCCTCACCTACATCGCCCGCGACCTTGTGTCGGAACTGACCGGCGAAATCCCCGAGGCCCTGACCCGTGCCGTCGACAAGATCGACTGGTCCGACCTCGACAAGGCCTTTCAGGACATCACCTTCGCGACCAGCCTGGCCGACACGCTGAAATGGCTGAACGAGGGGCTGGACCTGAACGACAACGCCGCCAAGCGGGCGCGCGAGGCGGCCGAAGCGCAGATCGACCAGCTGGAAAGCTTCCGCGAGACCGCGGAACGGCTGAACCAGGACATGGAGCCGGTGAACGCGGCGCTGACCGGCTTCGTCGAGCGGCTGCTGGGCATCCGCGATCAGGCACCGGCGGTGACCGAGTTCTCCCAGGCCATGATCACGGTCGAGGAGACCTTCGCGACCTATGCGAAATCGGCCGCCGATTTCGGCCTGACCGCGGCCCAGGTGGCCGATGCGCTGGCCGCCGCGCGCGAGAAGATCGCCAATGACTACAGCGAAGGGCTGGACCGGCGCATCCGCAGCGCCCGCGGGCTGGGGGTGGTGGACCAGGTCGCCGACATGATCACCGCGGCGGAAACCGCAGCGCGCGATGCCTTCACCGCCGCGGGCAGTGCCGGGGTTTCGAAGTTGTCGGAAGCGCTGGGCCTTGAAATCCGCAATATGGTGGATGGCGCGGGCCTGTCGGCCGAGGCGATCGATGCCCTGGCCGCCCGCTTCCCCGACCTGGCGGAGATGATCCGCCGGGTGGCGGTGGACACCGATACCGCGACCGGCGGCATTCGCGACTGGCTGGCGGCGCTGGACCAGAGCGAGGCCGGCGGCGGCAATGCCACCAGCCGCTTCCAGGCGGCACAGAGCGCCTTCGCCGCCGATCTGGCCGCGGCACGCACGGGGGATGCAGCGGCGCTGGGCCGGATCACCGCCAGTGCCGATACGCTGCTGGGCCTTGGTCGCGAGATCAACGGATCGGGCGTGCGCCAGGCGGCCCTGGTCGACATGGTGCGCAGCAGCCTGGCCGGCCTGCCGGCACTGACCGATGCCGGCAACGACGAGGCCGCGCTGGCCGAGGCGATCGCGGCCCTGAACCAGCTGCTGCAGGGATCGGTGGGCGGCACGGTGACGGCCGCATCCGGTACCGGCACCGCTGCCGCCACCGCCGCGGCACCCGCCGCGGCTGCGGCACCCGCCGCGGCTGCGGCACCCGCCGCAAGCGCCAATGCCACGGCCGGCGGCGCGGTTGCAGCCCAGGTCGCGGAAACGGCACGCAACGACGCGCTGATCGGCGAGGTCCGCGCGCTGCGCGAGGTGCTGACCGCGCTGCGCAACGACACCCAGGCGGTGGGGCGGCAGATCGCGTCCGGCGCCGAGGGCACCGTCGGCGCCATCGTCACCCAGACCGAAGAGCTGCGCGAACTGCGCCGGCTTGAAGAGCGCGGTCTGCTGCTTCAGAAGATGAGGGTCGCATGA
- a CDS encoding DUF1799 domain-containing protein has protein sequence MLGITGEQAAALKARRRLLAGPDGIEIWPQNLKPWSLFRRVATQWRTAGPAGQPIGLDYTALAFVARVERCRVTPDLLDDIQAMEAAALDVWRARRR, from the coding sequence ATGCTGGGCATCACCGGCGAGCAGGCGGCGGCGCTGAAAGCGCGCCGGCGGCTGCTCGCCGGCCCGGACGGCATCGAAATCTGGCCCCAGAATCTGAAGCCCTGGTCCCTGTTCCGGCGGGTGGCGACCCAGTGGCGCACCGCCGGGCCGGCCGGCCAGCCCATCGGCCTGGACTACACGGCACTCGCCTTCGTGGCCCGTGTCGAACGCTGCCGTGTGACGCCGGATCTCCTCGACGACATCCAGGCCATGGAGGCGGCCGCCCTCGACGTCTGGCGCGCCCGGCGCCGGTGA